In Salminus brasiliensis chromosome 24, fSalBra1.hap2, whole genome shotgun sequence, one genomic interval encodes:
- the smim14 gene encoding small integral membrane protein 14, producing MAEGGFDPCECICSHEHAMRRLINLLRQSQSYCTDSECLQELPGPGSSTGEDVTVSMIIMGWIVLAIMLFLLRPASLRGPLSSNKYTGPPANHGREPPAPPVD from the exons ATGGCAGAAGGAGGGTTTGATCCCTGTGAGTGTATTTGCTCTCATGAACATGCAATGAGAAGACTCATCAACCTA CTGAGGCAGTCACAGTCCTACTGCACAGACTCTGAGTGCCTTCAGGAAT TGCCAGGACCTGGTTCTTCAACTGGGGAAGATGTGACCGTGTCCATGATTATTATGGGCTGGATAGTATTGGCCATCATGCTCTTCCTACTGCGCCCCGCCAGTTTGAGGGGACCACTGTCCTCCAATAAATACACCGGCCCTCCCGCA AATCATGGCAGAGAACCCCCAGCACCTCCAGTGGACTAG
- the ube2kb gene encoding ubiquitin-conjugating enzyme E2Kb (UBC1 homolog, yeast) isoform X1 produces the protein MANIAVQRIKREFKEVLKSEETSKNQIKVDLVDENFTELKGEIAGPPDTPYEVYLPTCGRYQLEIKIPETYPFNPPKVRFITKIWHPNISSVTGAICLDILKDQWAAAMTLRTVLLSLQALLAAAEPDDPQDAVVANQYKQNPEMFKQTARLWSHVYAGAPVSSPEYTRKIDKLCAMGFDKNAVIVALSSKSWDVETATELLLSN, from the exons ATGGCGAACATCGCGGTCCAACGGATCAAACGAGAGTTTAAAGAAGTACTGAAAAGCGAAGAG acaagTAAAAATCAGATAAAGGTGGACTTGGTGGATGAAAATTTCACAGAATTAAAAGGGGAGATTGCAGGACCTCCAGACACGCCATATGAGG TGTATTTGCCTACAT GTGGCAGGTATCAATTAGAAATCAAGATCCCAGAGACCTATCCTTTTAATCCTCCAAAG GTGCGGTTCATTACGAAGATCTGGCATCCTAACATAAGTTCGGTTACGGGAGCAATATGTTTAGACATTCTGAAGGACCAGTG GGCTGCAGCAATGACCCTGCGTACAGTTCTGCTTTCGCTACAGGCTTTActagctgcagcagagccagATGACCCACAGGATGCTGTAGTAGCCAATCAG TATAAACAGAATCCAGAGATGTTCAAACAGACTGCTCGACTGTGGTCTCATGTTTATGCTGGTGCTCCTGTCTCTAGTCCTGAATACACGCGCAAAATAGACAAGCTCTGTGCCATGGGCTTTGACAAA aatGCAGTAATAGTAGCTTTGTCTTCGAAATCATGGGACGTAGAGACAGCAACAGAACTGTTGCTTAGCAACTGA
- the ube2kb gene encoding ubiquitin-conjugating enzyme E2Kb (UBC1 homolog, yeast) isoform X2 codes for MANIAVQRIKREFKEVLKSEETSKNQIKVDLVDENFTELKGEIAGPPDTPYEGGRYQLEIKIPETYPFNPPKVRFITKIWHPNISSVTGAICLDILKDQWAAAMTLRTVLLSLQALLAAAEPDDPQDAVVANQYKQNPEMFKQTARLWSHVYAGAPVSSPEYTRKIDKLCAMGFDKNAVIVALSSKSWDVETATELLLSN; via the exons ATGGCGAACATCGCGGTCCAACGGATCAAACGAGAGTTTAAAGAAGTACTGAAAAGCGAAGAG acaagTAAAAATCAGATAAAGGTGGACTTGGTGGATGAAAATTTCACAGAATTAAAAGGGGAGATTGCAGGACCTCCAGACACGCCATATGAGG GTGGCAGGTATCAATTAGAAATCAAGATCCCAGAGACCTATCCTTTTAATCCTCCAAAG GTGCGGTTCATTACGAAGATCTGGCATCCTAACATAAGTTCGGTTACGGGAGCAATATGTTTAGACATTCTGAAGGACCAGTG GGCTGCAGCAATGACCCTGCGTACAGTTCTGCTTTCGCTACAGGCTTTActagctgcagcagagccagATGACCCACAGGATGCTGTAGTAGCCAATCAG TATAAACAGAATCCAGAGATGTTCAAACAGACTGCTCGACTGTGGTCTCATGTTTATGCTGGTGCTCCTGTCTCTAGTCCTGAATACACGCGCAAAATAGACAAGCTCTGTGCCATGGGCTTTGACAAA aatGCAGTAATAGTAGCTTTGTCTTCGAAATCATGGGACGTAGAGACAGCAACAGAACTGTTGCTTAGCAACTGA